The following proteins come from a genomic window of Taeniopygia guttata chromosome 25, bTaeGut7.mat, whole genome shotgun sequence:
- the LOC140680554 gene encoding olfactory receptor 14J1-like — protein MFFFLLNLALSDLGSICTTVPKAMHNSLWDTSTISYPGCAAQLYFFVFFISAEFYLLTIMCYDCYVSICKPLHYGTLLGSRACAHMAAAAWASAFLNALLNTANTFSLPLCHGNAVDKFFCEIPQILKLSCSKSYLRELGVLVFSIFLAFCCFVFIVFSYVQIFRVVLRIPSEQGRHKAFSTCFPHLAVVSLFISTGVFTYLKSPSMSSPSLDLALSVLYSVVPPALNPLIYSLRNQELKAAVWRLMTGCFQEH, from the coding sequence atgttcttcttcctgctcaacctggccctcagcgacctgggctccatctgcaccactgtccccaaagccatgcacaattccctctgggacaccagcaccatctcctaccctggatgtgctgcacagctctatttttttgtctttttcatctCTGCAGAGTTTTatctcctgaccatcatgtgctatgactgctacgtgtccatctgcaaacccctgcactacgggaccctcctgggcagcagagcttgtgcccacatggcagcagctgcctgggccagtgcctttctcaatgctctgctaaacacagccaatacattttccctgcccctttgcCATGGCAATGCCGTGGAcaagttcttctgtgaaatcccccagatcctcaaactctcctgctccaaatcctatctcagggaacttggggttcttgtgttttctatatttttagcattttgttgttttgtgttcatagTTTTCTCCTATGTACAGATCTTCAGGGTCGtactgaggatcccctctgagcagggacggcacaaagccttttccacctgcttccctcacctggccgtggtctctctgtttaTCAGCACTGGTGTATTTACCTACCTAAAGTCCCCCTcaatgtcctccccatccctggatctggccctgtcagttctgtactcggtggtgcctccagccctgaaccccctcatctacagcctgaggaaccaggagctcaaggctgcagtgtggagactgatgactggatgctttcaggaacattaa